The following coding sequences lie in one Juglans regia cultivar Chandler unplaced genomic scaffold, Walnut 2.0 Scaffold_23, whole genome shotgun sequence genomic window:
- the LOC109015702 gene encoding dof zinc finger protein DOF3.4-like, with the protein MPSDSSEHRRPTKPTHNTGAPPPEQEQLPCPRCDSTNTKFCYYNNYNFSQPRHFCKSCRRYWTHGGTLRDIPVGGGSRKNAKRSRTAIATSGAVSSTATSHVDPLPVTPVLVPFTHNHGSSVHFGAGINGGGAEGKGNVSVCGSFTSLLNTQGPGFLALGGFGLGVGPGFEEMGFGLNRGMWPLPGVGDGGSSGFVVGGNGGATGMGNTWQFESGESGFVGGDHHCFSWPDLAISTPGNGLK; encoded by the coding sequence ATGCCTTCGGACTCCAGCGAGCACCGCAGGCCAACCAAGCCTACCCACAACACTGGAGCCCCACCACCCGAACAAGAGCAGCTTCCGTGCCCGCGCTGCGACTCCACCAACACCAAGTTTTGCTACTACAACAACTACAACTTCTCGCAGCCCCGTCACTTCTGCAAGTCCTGCCGCCGCTACTGGACTCACGGCGGGACGCTCCGTGACATCCCCGTTGGTGGCGGTTCTCGCAAGAACGCCAAGCGTTCTCGCACCGCCATCGCCACCAGTGGCGCCGTATCTTCTACCGCTACTTCTCACGTCGACCCTTTGCCGGTCACCCCTGTTCTGGTACCTTTCACGCACAATCATGGATCTTCCGTACATTTTGGGGCTGGTATTAACGGCGGTGGGGCAGAGGGGAAGGGAAATGTGAGCGTTTGTGGGAGTTTCACTTCTCTGCTGAACACTCAGGGGCCGGGGTTTTTGGCGCTTGGTGGGTTTGGGCTCGGTGTAGGTCCCGGGTTTGAGGAAATGGGATTTGGGCTCAACAGAGGTATGTGGCCTTTGCCCGGCGTCGGAGATGGTGGTAGTTCGGGCTTTGTAGTCGGTGGTAATGGTGGTGCAACGGGAATGGGGAACACGTGGCAGTTCGAGAGTGGCGAATCCGGGTTTGTCGGAGGAGATCATCATTGCTTTTCTTGGCCGGATTTGGCAATCTCAACCCCAGGAAATGGTCTCAAATGA